The proteins below are encoded in one region of Apostichopus japonicus isolate 1M-3 chromosome 22, ASM3797524v1, whole genome shotgun sequence:
- the LOC139963635 gene encoding macrophage migration inhibitory factor homolog isoform X2 — MPLCVVHTNKASETISDSTIKKLCQLVADALGSKSVTVEMRSGKLMCRAGDPSKSWGFFELHGTNNFIDPKDTLAVGNKMFEFGVNELDIPKNCLFVLMHEHDAKHVGIRGNQFLVDLPHYSNYVKPDYYKDIRK; from the exons ATGCCGCTCTGTGTTGTCCACACCAACAAAGCTTCCGAGACGATCTCAGATTCAACGATCAAAAAGTTATGTCAGTTGGTCGCAGATGCTTTGGGAAGTAAA AGTGTAACCGTGGAGATGAGAAGTGGGAAGTTGATGTGTCGGGCGGGAGATCCAAGCAAATCGTGGGGGTTCTTCGAATTGCATGGCACCAACAACTTTATTGATCCAAAGGACACCCTAGCTGTCGGtaacaaaatgtttgaattcGGTGTGAACGAGTTGGACATACCTAAAAATTG CCTCTTCGTCTTGATGCATGAACATGACGCAAAGCATGTCGGGATACGTGGCAACCAGTTTCTCGTTGACCTACCACACTATTCAAACTATGTGAAACCAGATTATTACAAAGACATACGAAAATAG
- the LOC139963635 gene encoding macrophage migration inhibitory factor homolog isoform X1 — MPLCVVHTNKASETISDSTIKKLCQLVADALGSKVSSVTVEMRSGKLMCRAGDPSKSWGFFELHGTNNFIDPKDTLAVGNKMFEFGVNELDIPKNCLFVLMHEHDAKHVGIRGNQFLVDLPHYSNYVKPDYYKDIRK, encoded by the exons ATGCCGCTCTGTGTTGTCCACACCAACAAAGCTTCCGAGACGATCTCAGATTCAACGATCAAAAAGTTATGTCAGTTGGTCGCAGATGCTTTGGGAAGTAAAGTCAGT AGTGTAACCGTGGAGATGAGAAGTGGGAAGTTGATGTGTCGGGCGGGAGATCCAAGCAAATCGTGGGGGTTCTTCGAATTGCATGGCACCAACAACTTTATTGATCCAAAGGACACCCTAGCTGTCGGtaacaaaatgtttgaattcGGTGTGAACGAGTTGGACATACCTAAAAATTG CCTCTTCGTCTTGATGCATGAACATGACGCAAAGCATGTCGGGATACGTGGCAACCAGTTTCTCGTTGACCTACCACACTATTCAAACTATGTGAAACCAGATTATTACAAAGACATACGAAAATAG